In a single window of the Coregonus clupeaformis isolate EN_2021a chromosome 10, ASM2061545v1, whole genome shotgun sequence genome:
- the LOC121575968 gene encoding specifically androgen-regulated gene protein-like isoform X1, with protein MSPVRLMECGVISAKPVQLQQMTDKGFLLPTSITALDSFILTMPKSDTWPGGVTIETMTGMDSAGSCDSVVSMNSGFSDDSFEHLSAEERACLMFLEETIESLETEEDSGLSNNEPDCLPTTGNVATKMAHLSASIGQNKLNNVSKYPREQHGYLVPTPFILANSTSCILPKARPGIPPDKENSLPKPKVTALDNRPCQGHHPCVPPEVNVVVIPPPSKPKDYPGQRPPPSPRGPLSYEALVQLRKSASMKRTPQSPTAETRDWNRQPSASDIPIHPHHGSTPRGPSVTPAQGILPQEPSKHKASPPVVFPPQNKIPSHTALNNQKDTANPTTDSSATSLGSLPSDRHLSDPQRVRKEALQKLGLLRDNNESQPKPVTPLCTSKSHSSLELTSASVGVKAPPHGNPTRSQPSTTSQGPRESNIRPVQSSSSFLHRSSEEQPTVPLSHLAKPSGVKAANLERSGLGLGSYKSDHGIPPDPHSATLGSQREGGRCTPPAPNKAPEQVKTTPAAQPVSPHKTPHCPGISVVMVPSMGEDRREALRKLGLLKD; from the exons ATGAGCCCTGTGCGATTGATGGAATGTGGGGTTATTAGCGCAAAGCCTGTACAATTGCAACAAATGACAG ATAAAGGTTTTCTACTACCAACTTCTATTACTGCCTTGGACTCCTTCATCCTTACAATGCCAAAGAGTGACACATGGCCGGGTGGTGTCACAATAGAGACGATGACTGGCATGGACAGTGCAGGCAGCTGTGATAGTGTTGTCAGCATGAACTCTGGATTT AGTGACGATAGCTTTGAGCACCTGTCTGCTGAGGAGAGGGCATGTCTCATGTTCTTGGAAGAGACCATAGAGTCCCTAgagactgaggaggacagtggacTATCCAATAATGAGCCTGACTGCCTGCCCACCACCGGCAATGTGGCCACCAAGATGGCCCACCTCTCTGCCTCCATTGGCCAAAACAAACTCAACA ATGTATCAAAATATCCCAGAGAGCAGCACGGTTACCTGGTTCCTACTCCGTTCATCCTGGCCAACAGCACCTCCTGCATCCTGCCCAAGGCTAGGCCAGGCATACCCCCAGATAAGGAGAACTCTCTCCCAAAGCCCAAGGTCACTGCCTTGGACAACAGGCCATGTCAGGGCCACCACCCTTGTGTACCCCCTGAGGTCAATGTTGTTGTGATTCCCCCTCCGTCAAAGCCCAAAGACTACCCTGGTCAGAGACCACCCCCTTCACCCAGAGGCCCTCTGTCCTATGAAGCCCTAGTGCAGCTAAGGAAGAGTGCCTCCATGAAGAGAACCCCTCAAAGTCCCACAGCTGAGACCAGAGACTGGAACAGGCAGCCCTCTGCATCAGACATACCCATTCACCCGCATCATGGAAGCACACCCAGAGGCCCCTCAGTCACCCCAGCCCAGGGGATACTCCCCCAGGAGCCCAGCAAGCACAAGGCCAGTCCCCCAGTCGTGTTTCCCCCCCAAAACAAAATACCTTCCCACACTGCGCTGAATAACCAAAAGGATACTGCCAACCCCACCACAGACTCCAGTGCCACTTCCTTGGGCTCATTGCCCAGTGACAGGCATTTGTCGGACCCCCAGAGGGTGAGAAAGGAGGCCTTACAAAAGCTGGGGCTCCTGAGAGACAATAATGAGTCCCAACCTAAGCCTGTTACGCCACTGTGCACCTCCAAATCTCACTCCTCCTTGGAACTAACGTCAGCCAGTGTGGGAGTCAAAGCTCCACCTCATGGTAACCCAACAAGAAGCCAGCCCTCAACCACCTCCCAGGGACCCAGAGAATCTAACATCAGGCCAGTACAAAGCAGCAGCAGCTTCCTACATCGCTCTAGTGAGGAGCAGCCCACCGTCCCCCTCTCACACCTGGCCAAACCGAGTGGGGTCAAAGCTGCCAACCTGGAGCGCTCAGGGTTGGGGCTTGGGAGCTACAAGTCTGACCATGGGATACCTCCCGATCCCCACTCCGCCACCCTGGGCAGCCAGAGGGAGGGTGGACGTTGCACCCCACCTGCTCCCAACAAAGCCCCAGAACAGGTGAAAACAACCCCCGCTGCACAGCCAGTGTCCCCCCACAAGACCCCGCACTGCCCAGGCATCAGTGTGGTGATGGTGCCCAGCATGGGAGAAGATAGACGAGAGGCACTTAGGAAGCTGGGGCTGCTGAAAGACTAG
- the LOC121575968 gene encoding specifically androgen-regulated gene protein-like isoform X2 — protein MPKSDTWPGGVTIETMTGMDSAGSCDSVVSMNSGFSDDSFEHLSAEERACLMFLEETIESLETEEDSGLSNNEPDCLPTTGNVATKMAHLSASIGQNKLNNVSKYPREQHGYLVPTPFILANSTSCILPKARPGIPPDKENSLPKPKVTALDNRPCQGHHPCVPPEVNVVVIPPPSKPKDYPGQRPPPSPRGPLSYEALVQLRKSASMKRTPQSPTAETRDWNRQPSASDIPIHPHHGSTPRGPSVTPAQGILPQEPSKHKASPPVVFPPQNKIPSHTALNNQKDTANPTTDSSATSLGSLPSDRHLSDPQRVRKEALQKLGLLRDNNESQPKPVTPLCTSKSHSSLELTSASVGVKAPPHGNPTRSQPSTTSQGPRESNIRPVQSSSSFLHRSSEEQPTVPLSHLAKPSGVKAANLERSGLGLGSYKSDHGIPPDPHSATLGSQREGGRCTPPAPNKAPEQVKTTPAAQPVSPHKTPHCPGISVVMVPSMGEDRREALRKLGLLKD, from the exons ATGCCAAAGAGTGACACATGGCCGGGTGGTGTCACAATAGAGACGATGACTGGCATGGACAGTGCAGGCAGCTGTGATAGTGTTGTCAGCATGAACTCTGGATTT AGTGACGATAGCTTTGAGCACCTGTCTGCTGAGGAGAGGGCATGTCTCATGTTCTTGGAAGAGACCATAGAGTCCCTAgagactgaggaggacagtggacTATCCAATAATGAGCCTGACTGCCTGCCCACCACCGGCAATGTGGCCACCAAGATGGCCCACCTCTCTGCCTCCATTGGCCAAAACAAACTCAACA ATGTATCAAAATATCCCAGAGAGCAGCACGGTTACCTGGTTCCTACTCCGTTCATCCTGGCCAACAGCACCTCCTGCATCCTGCCCAAGGCTAGGCCAGGCATACCCCCAGATAAGGAGAACTCTCTCCCAAAGCCCAAGGTCACTGCCTTGGACAACAGGCCATGTCAGGGCCACCACCCTTGTGTACCCCCTGAGGTCAATGTTGTTGTGATTCCCCCTCCGTCAAAGCCCAAAGACTACCCTGGTCAGAGACCACCCCCTTCACCCAGAGGCCCTCTGTCCTATGAAGCCCTAGTGCAGCTAAGGAAGAGTGCCTCCATGAAGAGAACCCCTCAAAGTCCCACAGCTGAGACCAGAGACTGGAACAGGCAGCCCTCTGCATCAGACATACCCATTCACCCGCATCATGGAAGCACACCCAGAGGCCCCTCAGTCACCCCAGCCCAGGGGATACTCCCCCAGGAGCCCAGCAAGCACAAGGCCAGTCCCCCAGTCGTGTTTCCCCCCCAAAACAAAATACCTTCCCACACTGCGCTGAATAACCAAAAGGATACTGCCAACCCCACCACAGACTCCAGTGCCACTTCCTTGGGCTCATTGCCCAGTGACAGGCATTTGTCGGACCCCCAGAGGGTGAGAAAGGAGGCCTTACAAAAGCTGGGGCTCCTGAGAGACAATAATGAGTCCCAACCTAAGCCTGTTACGCCACTGTGCACCTCCAAATCTCACTCCTCCTTGGAACTAACGTCAGCCAGTGTGGGAGTCAAAGCTCCACCTCATGGTAACCCAACAAGAAGCCAGCCCTCAACCACCTCCCAGGGACCCAGAGAATCTAACATCAGGCCAGTACAAAGCAGCAGCAGCTTCCTACATCGCTCTAGTGAGGAGCAGCCCACCGTCCCCCTCTCACACCTGGCCAAACCGAGTGGGGTCAAAGCTGCCAACCTGGAGCGCTCAGGGTTGGGGCTTGGGAGCTACAAGTCTGACCATGGGATACCTCCCGATCCCCACTCCGCCACCCTGGGCAGCCAGAGGGAGGGTGGACGTTGCACCCCACCTGCTCCCAACAAAGCCCCAGAACAGGTGAAAACAACCCCCGCTGCACAGCCAGTGTCCCCCCACAAGACCCCGCACTGCCCAGGCATCAGTGTGGTGATGGTGCCCAGCATGGGAGAAGATAGACGAGAGGCACTTAGGAAGCTGGGGCTGCTGAAAGACTAG
- the LOC121575969 gene encoding ubiquitin thioesterase OTU1 — MLRLRCKTKNGSHIMQGLTHQSCVQELKSKIEELTGIPCDVQKIMVGYPPSSLDLRNGEAHLKDYPIKSGDTLIVEEEEKNKMKTQTTNSAVTKGRRLESPPVLARRIVPADNSCLFTSVSYVVEGGVYDPACAPEMRGLIAQIVSSDPTAYSEAVLGKTNEEYCTWIRRDDTWGGAIEVSILSKFYQCEICVVDTQTVRVDRFGEDAGYHKRVLLIYDGIHYDPLQKETPGSDAPPQTIFSTTDDIILAQALELADEARRKRQFTDINRFALRCMVCQTGLVGQKEAREHAKETGHTNFGEV, encoded by the exons ATGTTGCGTCTGCGTTGCAAGACCAAAAATGGGAGCCACATAATGCAGGGCCTGACCCATCAGTCCTGTGTGCAGGAGCTGAAAAGCAAGATAGAGGAGCTGACAGGTATCCCCTGTGATGTACAGAAGATCATGGTTGGTTACCCTCCCTCGAGCTTGGACCTCCGAAATGGAGAAGCTCACCTCAAGGACTACCCCATCAAATCAG GAGACACTCTCATcgttgaggaggaggagaagaacaagATGAAGACCCAGACAACAAATTCAGCTGTAACCAAGGGACGCCGCCTGGAGTCTCCCCCTGTGCTGGCCAGAAGGATCGTTCCAGCAGACAACTCCTGCCTGTTCACCAGTGTCTCCTACGTGGTGGAGGGTGGGGTATATGACCCAGCTTGTGCCCCTGAGATGCGAGGCCTCATTGCCCAGATCGTGTCCAGCGACCCCACGGCTTACTCTGAGGCGGTTTTGGGAAAGACCAACGAGGAGTACTGCACCTGGATCCGACGTGACGACACCTGGGGCGGAGCCATCGAGGTGTCCATCCTGTCCAAATTCTACCAGTGTGAGATCTGTGTAGTGGATACGCAGACGGTGCGTGTGGATCGATTTGGTGAGGACGCTGGCTACCACAAACGTGTGCTGCTCATCTACGACGGCATCCACTACGACCCACTGCAGAAAGAAACTCCTGGCTCCGACGCGCCGCCCCAGACCATCTTCTCCACCACAGACGACATCATCCTGGCCCAGGCCCTGGAGCTAGCGGACGAGGCACGAAGGAAGCGGCAGTTCACGGACATCAACCGCTTTGCCCTGCGCTGCATGGTGTGTCAGACAGGCCTAGTAGGACAGAAGGAGGCCCGGGAACATGCTAAGGAGACGGGCCACACcaactttggagaggtgtga